The region gaggtgacagcaggggaGGGGATGGAGCCGGGTCCATAGCTTAACAAGATGGAAACATAAAGGTAATTATGGgatgcaaataaataaagcttAATGGGAAGGTAGCTTCATGTGGAGGCACTGGGTGACTCTTTCTGCCGCTGGTACTGCTGGAACCAGCTCTCCTCCGGGTCCACACAGAACTTCTTCCCcttcagcagctccacactTGGGGGAGAGAGGGGCTGTGTTAGTTGGGagggtgcaggatctggccaTGCCTTAGGCTTCCCCCCTCAGCTTAGGAATGCCCACAGCATCGTGTCCCACATCCCAAAAAAGTGCTGACTTTTAGCAGCCTCTGAAACCTCTGGCttccttcctgtttttctgCCTGGCAGCTGAAACAGGCGCTTTTGGGGCTATTAGGGATGAAGCAGTGAGGAGGGAGGTGCATGTGAAGAGCCAGGGCGGGGCACCCCCACCCATGGGCACCCTTTGGAGGCAGCTTGTTCTGGGGGATCCCTGAAGGCAGAGCAACAAGTAGGGAAGGTAGGCAAGCGAGGGTGAGGAGAGGGATGCCAGGGAGGAAGGCTGGGTGGGGGCTTGGGGGTACTCACCGCACAGCCTTGCGGGAGCAGTGGGAAGGTGTCTTCTGGTAGCTCCTGATGAGGAAAGCTGGGATTTTCTGCTGGATGAACATCTCCTTGTAGCAGCATGTGCTGTAGTGGCTGCGGACTGGGAGGAGGCAAGAGAGGTTGGTGGTGTCCATGCCTGGCATGAGGGGTGCAGGTGCTTCAAAGCCCTCCCCAAGAcgatttttgcttgttttgaacAAGACCAGGGCAGCTCTGTGCTTGGGCAGCTGGTGATGCCCTCAGGCCCCCAAACCCATGGCAGAAGCAGGAGTTGAAGCTCTCATCCCCCTTCCTGACCCCATACAACCCCCTCAGTGTGGGAGCCAGCGACAGCATCAGGGTCATGGTGGGGAAAGTCTCAGTGTTGGTACTCACAGGAGGCACCCTGGCTTCCAATCCAGAGATCCACCagcagcagggtgagcagggCCAAGGAGAAGAACTTCATGTCCAACCCAGGGCTCGGTCAGCAACCAGCAGCTGGCAGCTCTTGCTGACTCGTGGCCGCCGAGAGCTACCTGCCTCTCCTCCCTGCAGCTCAGTGTGATATATCCCCCG is a window of Columba livia isolate bColLiv1 breed racing homer chromosome 20, bColLiv1.pat.W.v2, whole genome shotgun sequence DNA encoding:
- the LOC102083958 gene encoding C-C motif chemokine 7: MKFFSLALLTLLLVDLWIGSQGASFRSHYSTCCYKEMFIQQKIPAFLIRSYQKTPSHCSRKAVRVELLKGKKFCVDPEESWFQQYQRQKESPSAST